In one Anoxybacillus amylolyticus genomic region, the following are encoded:
- the lexA gene encoding transcriptional repressor LexA produces MDDFYQIIGKNIEKYRKLKRISAEELGRRVGLTKKTIRRYETGEIRIINDRVIAIADALGIDPALLYEGTDIVEPVEELTKLPIVGAVSCGNGVLAYQEIEGYEEVPTSWLNGGEYFFVRARGDSMINARIMDGDLLLIRRQEDVESGEIAAVLIDDEIVLKRVYKTNGTIILQSENPKYQPIVLQKSDMKNVRIIGKLKKVVLNF; encoded by the coding sequence AATACAGAAAGCTAAAAAGAATAAGTGCTGAAGAATTAGGCAGAAGAGTCGGTTTAACTAAAAAGACAATAAGGCGATATGAAACTGGAGAAATAAGAATCATAAACGATCGTGTAATTGCAATTGCTGATGCGCTTGGCATTGATCCAGCTTTATTGTATGAAGGAACCGATATAGTTGAGCCAGTTGAAGAGTTGACCAAACTCCCGATCGTCGGCGCAGTTAGTTGCGGCAACGGGGTGCTGGCATACCAAGAGATTGAGGGGTATGAAGAAGTGCCAACGAGTTGGTTGAACGGCGGCGAATACTTTTTCGTGCGTGCGAGAGGCGACAGCATGATAAACGCTCGAATCATGGACGGCGATTTGTTGCTGATTCGTAGGCAAGAGGACGTGGAAAGTGGAGAGATTGCCGCGGTTTTAATCGACGATGAAATTGTCTTGAAGCGAGTGTACAAGACAAACGGAACGATTATTTTGCAAAGCGAAAATCCGAAGTATCAGCCGATCGTTTTGCAAAAGAGTGACATGAAAAACGTTCGAATCATTGGAAAGTTAAAAAAAGTAGTGTTAAATTTTTGA
- a CDS encoding DUF3467 domain-containing protein, translated as MEKKTYYANNVQMALQLYDMVMEFSILNPDNTKEDNIRIFMSPQHAKVFAHLLLDHVRIYEETFGSIPNPPSPEQLQELQKRGIINLGEGDVKN; from the coding sequence ATGGAAAAGAAAACTTACTACGCAAATAATGTACAAATGGCTCTGCAATTATACGATATGGTCATGGAGTTTTCTATTTTAAACCCTGATAACACTAAAGAGGACAACATCAGAATCTTTATGAGTCCACAACACGCCAAAGTTTTTGCACATCTTTTATTAGATCATGTTCGTATTTATGAAGAAACTTTTGGTTCCATTCCTAATCCACCTTCCCCAGAACAATTGCAAGAACTTCAAAAAAGAGGGATAATTAATCTTGGTGAAGGGGATGTAAAAAATTAA
- a CDS encoding DUF2283 domain-containing protein, with amino-acid sequence MKEQVKIHYDEECDVLYISFGEPRPSYAEDFEDGVYIRYDMETDVLTGVTILDFSKRKNELKNMPWPFTFPIESVNEVVH; translated from the coding sequence ATGAAAGAACAAGTAAAGATTCATTACGATGAAGAATGTGATGTTTTGTATATTTCGTTTGGGGAACCGCGCCCTTCCTATGCAGAAGATTTTGAAGATGGGGTATACATTCGCTACGACATGGAAACAGATGTACTAACAGGTGTAACGATTTTGGATTTCTCGAAAAGAAAAAATGAACTCAAGAATATGCCTTGGCCTTTTACATTCCCAATCGAGAGTGTAAACGAAGTGGTTCATTAA
- a CDS encoding recombinase family protein, with the protein MKVAIYARVSTDEQAKEGFSIPAQRERLRAFCASQGWEIVQEYIEEGWSAKDLERPQMKQLLKDIKKGNIDIVLVYRLDRLTRSVLDLYLLLQTFEKYNVAFRSATEVYDTSTAMGRLFITLVAALAQWERENLAERVRFGIEQMIDEGKKPGGHSPYGYKFDKDFNCTIIEDEANVVRMIYRMYCDGYGYRSIADRLNELGIKPRIAKEWNHNSIRDILTNDIYIGTYRWGNKVVLNNHPPIVSEALFRKVQKEKNNRSVDRKRVGKFILTGLLHCGNCNGHKMQGSFDKREQKTYYRCLKCNRITHEKNILESLLAEVQQLITSKEYFMSKFSHQFDEPKTIDASALTKELEKIKRQKEKWYDLYMDDNNPIPKEELFAKINELNEKEKEIYETLSECELEEKESIEEKYNRISKMTDFKQQFEQADDFTKKELLFSIFEKIVMYREKGRGKKISLDYTLK; encoded by the coding sequence ATGAAAGTCGCCATTTACGCCAGAGTAAGTACAGACGAGCAAGCGAAAGAAGGCTTTTCTATCCCAGCTCAACGGGAACGGCTTCGCGCGTTTTGTGCGAGCCAAGGATGGGAGATTGTGCAGGAGTATATCGAAGAAGGATGGTCTGCAAAAGACCTGGAGCGTCCGCAAATGAAACAACTGCTGAAAGATATAAAGAAAGGGAATATCGACATTGTATTGGTGTATCGGTTAGACCGCCTAACACGATCTGTTTTGGACTTGTATTTGTTGCTCCAGACGTTCGAAAAGTACAATGTGGCGTTTCGTTCGGCGACCGAGGTATATGACACTTCCACGGCGATGGGGAGGCTATTCATCACTCTTGTTGCCGCATTAGCTCAATGGGAACGCGAAAATCTTGCCGAGCGCGTGAGATTCGGCATCGAGCAAATGATTGATGAAGGGAAGAAGCCTGGAGGACATTCTCCGTACGGATATAAATTTGATAAAGATTTTAATTGTACGATTATCGAGGATGAAGCGAATGTCGTTCGGATGATTTACCGCATGTATTGCGACGGGTATGGATACCGAAGTATTGCAGATCGTCTAAACGAATTAGGAATCAAACCTCGAATCGCGAAAGAGTGGAATCACAATTCGATACGCGATATTTTAACGAATGACATCTACATCGGCACATATAGATGGGGAAATAAAGTCGTACTAAACAATCATCCGCCTATCGTCAGCGAGGCTTTATTTCGGAAAGTTCAAAAAGAAAAAAACAACAGGAGTGTAGACAGAAAAAGAGTCGGGAAATTCATTTTAACTGGTCTTTTGCATTGTGGAAATTGTAACGGGCATAAAATGCAAGGTTCTTTCGATAAACGCGAGCAAAAAACGTACTATCGCTGCTTAAAGTGCAACCGAATTACACACGAGAAAAATATTTTAGAGTCGTTACTTGCTGAGGTTCAACAACTTATCACATCGAAAGAATATTTTATGTCTAAGTTTTCTCACCAGTTCGACGAGCCAAAAACAATCGACGCTTCCGCCCTAACAAAAGAGCTGGAAAAGATAAAACGACAAAAAGAAAAATGGTATGATTTATACATGGACGATAACAATCCGATTCCGAAAGAGGAGCTATTCGCAAAAATTAATGAATTAAACGAGAAAGAAAAAGAAATTTACGAAACATTAAGCGAATGTGAATTAGAGGAGAAAGAGTCCATTGAGGAGAAATATAATCGAATAAGCAAGATGACCGATTTTAAACAACAATTCGAACAAGCGGACGATTTTACGAAAAAAGAGCTTCTCTTTAGCATCTTTGAAAAAATCGTGATGTACAGAGAGAAAGGAAGGGGTAAGAAAATCTCTCTTGATTACACGTTGAAGTAA
- a CDS encoding ABC transporter ATP-binding protein: MSFLVVHRISHTYFTEKTAVTALDNVSLSIEKGEFVSFLGPSGCGKTTLLSIIASLIRPTEGTVMLEGEKIHSMHPSVGYMLQQDYLFPWKTIEENILLGLTIMGINTQETRQQALDLLKRIGLKGTEHYYPNQLSGGMRQRAALVRTMATNPKILLLDEPFSALDYQTKLKLEELVWQTLKEFGKTALLVTHDIGEAIAMSDRIFLFSAKPGRLVRTFLVPSELRQLSPFHARQHPAFSDLFQFLWKELDSLEALK, encoded by the coding sequence ATGAGCTTCTTAGTCGTCCATCGCATCAGTCATACGTACTTTACGGAAAAAACAGCAGTCACCGCACTAGACAACGTGTCGCTTTCCATTGAGAAAGGAGAATTTGTCTCCTTTCTCGGCCCAAGCGGCTGCGGAAAAACAACGCTCTTATCAATCATTGCTTCTCTTATTCGTCCAACTGAAGGAACGGTCATGTTAGAAGGAGAAAAAATTCATTCGATGCATCCATCCGTCGGCTACATGCTACAACAAGATTATTTGTTCCCATGGAAAACAATCGAAGAAAACATTTTGCTCGGACTAACCATTATGGGCATCAATACACAAGAAACGCGGCAACAAGCGCTCGACTTATTGAAACGGATCGGTCTAAAAGGGACAGAACATTATTATCCGAACCAACTGTCGGGAGGAATGCGCCAACGGGCAGCGTTAGTGCGAACAATGGCAACAAACCCAAAAATATTGCTCCTTGATGAACCATTCTCTGCATTAGACTACCAAACAAAATTAAAGCTAGAAGAACTTGTTTGGCAAACGTTAAAAGAGTTCGGAAAAACTGCCTTGCTCGTCACACACGATATTGGGGAAGCGATCGCGATGAGCGACCGTATCTTCTTATTCTCAGCAAAACCAGGGCGGCTCGTTCGCACTTTTCTCGTCCCGAGCGAATTGCGGCAACTATCACCATTTCATGCGCGACAGCATCCCGCATTTTCCGACTTATTTCAATTTCTTTGGAAGGAGCTTGATTCCCTTGAAGCCCTCAAATAA
- a CDS encoding ABC transporter permease — translation MKPSNNHIQVLHTQYVASLRKEKLLVRWYQLLICIAFFTLWETASRNEWIDPLLFSSPSAIATLFVQKVKDGSLFLHTSVTLFETVLGFLCGTLLGTCLAALLWWFPRLSKIADPYLVVLNAMPKVALGPILIVALGPNFSSIIAMGTLISIIITTIVVYTSFREVDPNYLKVLKTFGANRFQCFKAAVLPASFPTIISTLKVNVGLSWVGVMVGEFLVSKQGLGYMIIYGFQVFNFTLVLLSLLIIACLATVMYQVVAWLEKKLMKNR, via the coding sequence TTGAAGCCCTCAAATAATCATATCCAAGTCCTTCATACCCAATACGTCGCATCGCTTCGCAAAGAAAAGCTTCTTGTTCGATGGTATCAACTTCTCATTTGCATCGCATTTTTTACGCTTTGGGAAACGGCGAGCCGAAACGAATGGATCGACCCTCTCTTATTTAGTTCTCCTTCCGCCATCGCTACATTATTTGTGCAAAAAGTGAAAGACGGCTCGCTTTTTCTTCACACAAGCGTTACCCTATTTGAAACGGTGCTTGGATTTTTGTGTGGTACGTTGCTTGGCACATGCCTCGCCGCGCTTCTTTGGTGGTTTCCACGCCTATCCAAAATCGCTGATCCGTATTTAGTCGTTTTAAACGCTATGCCAAAAGTAGCACTTGGACCAATTCTTATCGTCGCATTAGGACCGAATTTTTCTTCCATTATCGCCATGGGGACACTCATCTCCATCATTATTACAACAATTGTCGTCTACACCTCATTTCGCGAAGTCGATCCTAATTACTTAAAAGTGTTAAAAACGTTTGGTGCTAATCGCTTTCAATGCTTCAAAGCAGCCGTATTACCGGCATCGTTTCCGACGATTATTTCGACATTAAAAGTCAACGTCGGACTATCGTGGGTCGGGGTGATGGTTGGCGAATTTCTCGTGTCAAAACAAGGGCTTGGCTATATGATTATTTACGGATTCCAAGTGTTCAATTTCACGCTAGTGTTATTAAGCCTACTCATTATTGCTTGCTTAGCCACCGTAATGTACCAAGTGGTGGCATGGCTCGAAAAAAAACTTATGAAAAACCGCTAA
- the ytkD gene encoding RNA deprotection pyrophosphohydrolase: MFVFQDYYGNKVLLSFADHPFAKAPDHVWVVCRFQEKWLMTNHSERGIEFPGGKIEAGENPEQAAVREVLEETGGVVDVLTYIGQYKVGEALVKNIYFAKIKELKARQNYLETNGPVLLAELPANVREDSRFSFIMKDEVLVRTLAEIKRRSLCSNAFSGFS, encoded by the coding sequence ATGTTTGTTTTTCAAGATTATTATGGTAATAAAGTGCTATTGTCCTTTGCGGATCATCCATTTGCGAAAGCACCAGACCATGTATGGGTCGTATGTCGTTTTCAAGAAAAATGGCTCATGACAAATCATTCAGAACGTGGAATAGAGTTTCCAGGTGGGAAGATAGAAGCAGGGGAAAACCCGGAGCAGGCGGCTGTTCGTGAGGTGTTAGAGGAAACGGGTGGAGTGGTGGATGTGCTTACATATATCGGACAGTACAAAGTCGGCGAAGCGTTAGTAAAAAATATTTATTTTGCCAAAATAAAAGAACTAAAGGCGCGTCAAAACTACTTGGAAACGAACGGTCCTGTCCTACTGGCGGAACTCCCAGCAAACGTACGAGAAGACAGCCGGTTCAGCTTTATTATGAAAGACGAAGTGCTTGTTCGCACGCTTGCTGAAATAAAAAGACGTTCGTTATGTTCGAACGCCTTTAGCGGTTTTTCATAA
- a CDS encoding sodium-dependent bicarbonate transport family permease has translation MTDIIIHNLASPAILFFLLGLIAALVKSDLQFPKGLSETLSIYLLIAIGLKGGIELSQHSFAEFVRPLVGTLFLGIFIPIVTFVICRRIGIDRKNATAIAATYGSVSIVTFGAAISFLDLTHTSYEPYMNAFVVLLESPAIIVSLLLLQLLEKETYTLNRMNHYFSAYAAYAPVLKESLFGKSVLLMLGSLLIGLLGGKNALSVVKPLFIDLYPSVLILFLLGMGLTAGSQLAAIRKYGIKLVMLGIGFPMLYGLIGVSVGTYAHLSLGGTVLMGVLAASASYIAAPAAMRASVPEANPSIYLGMSLGLTFPFNLTVGLPLYYQLAQWLHS, from the coding sequence ATGACGGATATTATTATTCATAACCTTGCATCCCCTGCCATTTTATTTTTCTTGCTTGGACTAATTGCGGCACTTGTGAAATCAGATTTGCAATTTCCAAAAGGATTAAGTGAAACGTTAAGTATTTATTTACTAATTGCGATTGGGTTAAAAGGGGGGATTGAATTATCCCAACATTCGTTTGCTGAATTTGTTCGTCCATTAGTTGGTACATTATTTCTTGGCATATTTATCCCTATTGTTACCTTTGTTATTTGCCGTCGTATAGGAATTGATCGGAAAAATGCTACTGCTATTGCTGCAACATATGGATCGGTAAGCATTGTTACATTCGGTGCAGCAATTTCATTTCTTGATCTGACTCATACGTCTTATGAACCTTACATGAACGCTTTCGTTGTATTATTGGAAAGCCCAGCTATTATTGTGTCGTTGCTTCTTTTGCAGCTTCTAGAAAAAGAGACATATACGCTTAATCGAATGAACCATTATTTTTCTGCATATGCAGCATACGCCCCTGTTTTAAAGGAGAGTTTATTCGGTAAAAGTGTCCTTCTTATGTTAGGTAGTCTGTTGATTGGATTGCTTGGTGGAAAAAATGCTCTGTCCGTTGTAAAGCCATTATTTATTGATTTATATCCAAGTGTGCTCATTCTTTTCTTGCTAGGAATGGGATTAACAGCGGGAAGTCAACTTGCTGCTATTCGAAAATACGGCATAAAGTTAGTCATGTTAGGAATTGGGTTCCCGATGTTGTATGGTTTGATTGGCGTGTCTGTCGGAACCTATGCACATCTTTCTTTAGGTGGAACGGTTCTTATGGGGGTGTTAGCAGCGAGCGCTTCTTATATCGCAGCTCCTGCCGCGATGCGTGCGTCCGTTCCAGAAGCGAATCCATCGATTTATTTAGGGATGTCGTTAGGACTGACATTCCCGTTCAATCTAACCGTTGGATTGCCTTTGTATTACCAGCTAGCGCAATGGTTACATTCGTAA
- a CDS encoding Na-translocating system protein MpsC family protein has product MEDQISRALTQWEKEYLGRGPISVKTDIVRNMIIVQLRGILTPAEQKLAETKEGMLSIKRIRSELIESGSEQLKEMILSMTGKNVASIHTDISTHTGERIIVFLLSENLEEEFQK; this is encoded by the coding sequence ATGGAAGATCAAATTAGCCGAGCCCTGACGCAATGGGAGAAGGAGTATTTAGGAAGGGGTCCAATATCCGTTAAAACCGATATTGTTCGCAATATGATTATTGTTCAATTGCGAGGAATTTTAACGCCAGCTGAACAAAAATTAGCAGAAACAAAAGAAGGAATGCTATCGATTAAAAGAATTCGCTCCGAATTAATTGAGTCGGGCAGCGAACAGCTAAAAGAAATGATTCTGAGCATGACGGGAAAAAATGTAGCTAGCATTCATACAGATATTAGTACTCATACTGGGGAACGAATCATCGTATTTTTGTTATCGGAAAATTTAGAGGAAGAATTTCAAAAATGA
- a CDS encoding hydrolase encodes MAEQKKKTYYVSMAHGEISQIKTASPWDFQIEATDDEIIQLREYFDQNYSTDIQNFFRAHVPYIQYHYDRENDAYDETLKKIYQLIYKLGNEEAKQHIRSMGVISEE; translated from the coding sequence GTGGCAGAACAGAAAAAGAAAACGTATTATGTATCAATGGCCCATGGTGAGATTTCGCAAATAAAAACGGCATCTCCATGGGATTTTCAAATTGAGGCGACCGATGATGAAATTATTCAGCTGCGCGAATATTTCGATCAAAATTATTCGACCGATATTCAAAATTTTTTTCGCGCGCATGTCCCTTATATTCAATACCATTATGATCGTGAAAATGATGCGTACGATGAAACGTTGAAAAAAATTTATCAGCTTATTTATAAACTAGGCAATGAAGAGGCGAAACAACATATTCGCTCGATGGGAGTTATAAGCGAAGAATAA
- a CDS encoding phage holin family protein — protein sequence MNKYTFFLGASLIGSLLSTMFGSMDLLVIILICFVVIDYVTGIIASAFEGKLSSEAGIRGIVRKLLIFVLVGVSHLLDIAIGWSNHFIRDATAFFYMINEAISIVENVGRAGLPVPDFLKKAMELLKDQPK from the coding sequence GTGAACAAATATACATTTTTTCTCGGGGCTTCGTTGATTGGTTCGCTCCTTTCTACGATGTTCGGGAGCATGGATTTATTGGTCATTATTTTGATTTGCTTTGTTGTCATTGATTATGTAACAGGAATTATTGCAAGTGCTTTCGAAGGAAAATTGTCGAGCGAAGCAGGAATTCGCGGCATCGTTCGCAAACTGCTCATTTTTGTTTTAGTAGGAGTTTCCCATCTTCTTGACATTGCTATCGGTTGGAGTAACCATTTTATTCGCGATGCAACCGCGTTTTTTTATATGATAAATGAAGCGATTTCGATTGTTGAAAATGTGGGGAGAGCAGGATTACCTGTTCCAGATTTTTTAAAAAAGGCGATGGAATTGCTGAAAGACCAGCCGAAATAA
- the ytzI gene encoding YtzI protein, whose protein sequence is MFTILAISLVIIAVVLLLAIATTSKAYQYKHTIDPVDNNPHLTKDEQNKKE, encoded by the coding sequence ATGTTTACGATTTTAGCGATTTCGCTTGTCATTATTGCCGTTGTGCTTTTGCTCGCTATTGCGACGACATCAAAAGCATACCAATATAAACATACCATCGACCCAGTGGACAATAACCCACATTTAACAAAGGATGAACAAAACAAAAAAGAATGA
- a CDS encoding S-ribosylhomocysteine lyase: MPSVESFELDHCAVKAPYVRHCGVHQVGSDGVVNKFDIRFCQPNKEAMEPAAIHTLEHLLAFTIRKHAEKYVHFDIIDISPMGCQTGYYLVVSGSPTVEEIIDLLEETMKDALHATEIPAATEQQCGQAKLHDLEGAKKLMRFWLKQDKEELKKVFG; the protein is encoded by the coding sequence ATGCCTTCAGTAGAAAGTTTTGAACTCGATCATTGCGCCGTAAAAGCGCCATATGTGAGACATTGTGGCGTGCATCAAGTCGGTAGTGATGGCGTGGTGAATAAATTCGATATTCGTTTTTGTCAACCGAACAAAGAGGCGATGGAGCCAGCGGCGATTCATACGCTAGAACATTTATTGGCGTTTACTATCCGTAAACATGCAGAGAAATATGTTCATTTTGATATTATTGATATTTCGCCTATGGGGTGCCAAACAGGGTATTATTTAGTCGTGAGCGGCTCACCAACGGTTGAAGAAATTATTGATTTGTTGGAAGAAACAATGAAAGATGCATTACATGCGACCGAAATTCCAGCGGCGACTGAGCAGCAATGTGGGCAGGCGAAATTGCATGATTTAGAAGGAGCCAAAAAGCTCATGCGTTTCTGGCTCAAACAAGACAAAGAAGAACTAAAAAAGGTGTTTGGGTAA
- the yidD gene encoding membrane protein insertion efficiency factor YidD → MAIIRFYQLVISPLKPPTCRFYPTCSHYGLEAIRRFGAIKGGWLTIKRVVKCHPFHPGGFDPVPEKQENQR, encoded by the coding sequence ATGGCGATCATTCGGTTTTACCAACTTGTCATTTCTCCACTAAAACCGCCGACATGTCGTTTTTACCCAACATGTTCCCACTACGGTCTAGAAGCAATTCGCCGCTTCGGTGCGATAAAAGGTGGATGGCTGACAATAAAACGGGTAGTCAAATGTCATCCATTTCATCCTGGGGGCTTTGATCCTGTTCCAGAAAAACAAGAAAACCAGCGATAA
- a CDS encoding GTP-binding protein, with amino-acid sequence MHKIPVTVLSGYLGSGKTTLLNHILHNREGKKIAVIVNDMSEVNIDAELVRQGGFSRTEEKLVQIQNGCICCTLREDLMKEVERLVDVGGIDYIVIESSGISEPIPVAQTFTYIDEELGIDLTKKCRLDTMVTVVDAHRFWNDFASGESLLDRKQAVNETDIREVADLLIEQIEFSNVILLNKVDLISSEEAKKLEGVLKKLNPEAKIIQTTFGQVPLDEILNTYLFDFEKASQSAGWIKELNEEHTPETEEYGISSFVYRRRLPFHPERFMNWLENWPIEIVRAKGFFWLASRNDMCCLLSQAGSSIMIQGAGEWIAVYSETEREKILSETPDLLDKWDETYGDRLTELVFIGIDINQEEIEASLDKCLLTDEEMQKDWKTFVDPIPEFSFSH; translated from the coding sequence ATGCATAAAATTCCTGTAACTGTATTAAGTGGATACCTAGGTTCGGGGAAAACAACGCTTTTAAATCACATCTTGCACAACCGCGAAGGAAAGAAAATTGCTGTCATTGTTAACGATATGAGCGAAGTAAATATCGACGCCGAACTTGTTAGACAAGGCGGTTTTTCACGTACCGAGGAAAAACTTGTTCAAATTCAGAATGGATGTATTTGTTGCACGTTACGCGAAGATTTAATGAAAGAAGTTGAACGATTGGTAGATGTCGGTGGGATTGACTACATTGTCATCGAATCTTCGGGGATTAGCGAGCCAATTCCGGTTGCACAAACATTTACGTACATTGACGAAGAGCTAGGGATTGACCTAACAAAAAAATGTCGCTTAGATACGATGGTTACAGTTGTCGACGCACATCGCTTTTGGAATGATTTCGCATCAGGGGAAAGCTTGCTTGACCGCAAACAAGCTGTTAACGAAACAGATATACGTGAAGTAGCAGATTTGCTAATTGAACAAATCGAATTTTCTAATGTAATTTTATTAAATAAAGTTGATCTCATTAGTTCCGAAGAAGCCAAAAAACTTGAAGGGGTATTGAAAAAATTAAATCCGGAAGCAAAAATTATCCAAACGACATTCGGCCAAGTGCCATTGGACGAAATTTTAAATACGTATTTATTTGACTTTGAAAAAGCAAGCCAATCCGCCGGATGGATAAAAGAATTGAATGAGGAGCATACACCAGAAACAGAAGAATACGGAATTTCTTCATTTGTTTATCGCAGAAGACTCCCGTTTCACCCAGAGCGTTTCATGAATTGGCTCGAAAATTGGCCAATTGAAATTGTTCGTGCAAAAGGATTTTTCTGGCTTGCATCAAGAAATGACATGTGCTGTCTTTTATCACAAGCAGGATCTTCGATTATGATTCAAGGGGCTGGCGAGTGGATCGCGGTTTATTCAGAGACGGAACGTGAAAAAATTCTTAGCGAAACCCCTGATTTGTTGGATAAGTGGGATGAAACGTATGGAGATCGCTTGACAGAACTCGTCTTTATTGGTATTGACATTAATCAAGAAGAAATAGAAGCTTCTTTAGACAAATGTTTGTTGACCGACGAAGAGATGCAAAAAGATTGGAAAACATTCGTCGATCCTATTCCTGAATTTTCTTTTTCTCATTAA
- a CDS encoding metal ABC transporter solute-binding protein, Zn/Mn family, producing the protein MKAKSLVLSLLLVVSAFLYGCNANKNDGQTKKANDVLTVYTTIYPLKDFAEKIGGSYVKAESIYPPGVEAHTFEPTTQTMKKLADADAFIYVGAGMEEFINKTMQTLQNEHVTFIEGTKGIPLLDSTSEHETSEEHHDHGDKDPHVWLDPILSIQIAENIKNALIELKPEAKDTFEKNFASLKQQLQQLDQQFQAVVNTAPKKEILVSHAAYGYWEKRYGIHEISIAGLSPSNEPSQKELAQIIDTAKKHHIRYVIFEQNVTPKVADIVKNEIGAEPLRLHNLETLTEDDIQKKKDYFSIMKENITVLKKALQ; encoded by the coding sequence ATGAAAGCAAAATCATTGGTTTTATCTCTTTTACTTGTAGTTTCTGCTTTTTTATACGGTTGCAACGCTAATAAAAATGACGGGCAGACAAAAAAAGCAAACGACGTGTTAACTGTTTATACAACTATTTACCCATTAAAAGACTTTGCCGAAAAAATTGGCGGGAGCTATGTTAAAGCAGAGAGCATTTATCCTCCTGGGGTAGAAGCACATACGTTCGAACCGACCACCCAAACAATGAAAAAACTAGCAGATGCTGATGCGTTTATTTATGTTGGTGCAGGTATGGAAGAATTTATAAATAAAACGATGCAAACGCTACAAAACGAGCATGTAACGTTTATCGAAGGAACAAAAGGCATTCCGTTATTAGACTCAACTAGCGAACACGAAACTAGTGAGGAACATCACGACCATGGGGACAAAGACCCACACGTCTGGCTCGATCCGATTCTTTCTATTCAAATCGCAGAAAACATTAAAAATGCACTCATTGAACTGAAACCAGAAGCGAAAGACACGTTTGAAAAAAACTTCGCTTCCTTAAAGCAGCAGCTACAACAGCTCGATCAACAGTTTCAAGCCGTCGTAAACACTGCACCGAAAAAAGAAATTCTCGTTTCACACGCTGCTTATGGTTACTGGGAAAAACGATACGGCATCCATGAAATAAGCATCGCCGGCCTTTCGCCAAGCAACGAACCGTCACAAAAAGAATTAGCACAAATCATCGATACTGCCAAAAAGCATCATATTCGCTATGTCATCTTCGAACAAAACGTTACACCGAAAGTGGCAGATATTGTAAAAAACGAAATCGGAGCCGAGCCACTTCGTCTCCATAACCTAGAAACTCTGACAGAAGACGATATCCAAAAAAAGAAAGACTATTTTTCTATTATGAAAGAAAATATAACGGTACTAAAAAAAGCATTGCAATAA